From the candidate division WOR-3 bacterium genome, one window contains:
- a CDS encoding transposase, protein PSACEALRRDWERMVTFYEFPKEHWRHIRTTNVIESPFFSVRLRTNVARRMKNVGNAVALIWKVLMVAEKRFRRISAPHLLEEVYEGAIFVNGERMVMLEKERRATA, encoded by the coding sequence ATCCTTCAGCCTGTGAGGCATTGAGGAGGGACTGGGAGAGGATGGTGACCTTTTATGAATTTCCGAAGGAGCATTGGAGGCACATAAGGACAACAAATGTTATTGAATCACCATTTTTCTCTGTGAGGTTAAGGACTAATGTAGCGAGGAGGATGAAGAATGTAGGGAATGCGGTAGCGTTAATATGGAAGGTTTTGATGGTAGCTGAGAAGAGGTTTAGGAGAATTAGTGCTCCGCATCTTTTGGAAGAAGTCTATGAAGGAGCGATATTTGTGAATGGAGAGAGAATGGTTATGTTAGAAAAAGAAAGGAGAGCCACCGCATGA
- a CDS encoding ABC transporter ATP-binding protein, producing the protein MLSVKNIFKSYGKVRALNGFSFEASSGEVIGIIGPNGAGKTTLFRIIVGLLKDYSGIVRIFNQIPSFKIFEFISYLPEEPKFREEFTVDDLFRVHSLLYKLKKEEVKNVKSELIELFDLGLYLKRPLSSLSKGTKRRAYFMASLANINKSHLLILDEPFDGIDPETRVRIRDYLKSQKNKIIIFSSHTLFDVEKIATRVIFIKNGENYKELKEIKTATLEDEFMKMVKDE; encoded by the coding sequence ATGCTTTCTGTGAAAAATATTTTCAAAAGTTACGGAAAGGTAAGGGCTTTGAATGGATTCTCCTTTGAAGCTTCCAGTGGGGAAGTAATAGGGATTATAGGGCCAAATGGTGCAGGGAAAACCACTCTTTTTAGAATAATTGTAGGGCTTTTAAAAGATTATAGTGGAATCGTACGTATTTTTAATCAAATTCCTTCTTTCAAAATCTTTGAGTTTATTTCTTATCTTCCTGAGGAGCCGAAATTTAGAGAGGAATTTACAGTGGATGATTTATTCAGGGTTCATTCCTTGCTTTATAAGTTGAAGAAAGAGGAGGTGAAGAATGTAAAATCGGAGCTAATTGAATTGTTTGATTTGGGGCTTTATCTAAAAAGACCTCTTTCCTCCCTTTCTAAAGGGACTAAAAGAAGAGCCTATTTCATGGCATCTCTTGCAAATATAAATAAGTCTCACCTTCTTATTCTTGATGAGCCCTTTGATGGAATAGACCCTGAAACCAGGGTTAGAATTAGAGATTATTTGAAAAGCCAAAAAAATAAAATTATCATTTTTTCCTCCCACACTCTTTTTGATGTAGAAAAAATTGCAACTCGTGTTATCTTTATCAAAAATGGAGAAAATTATAAAGAGCTTAAAGAAATAAAGACAGCAACTCTCGAAGATGAATTTATGAAAATGGTAAAAGATGAATAA
- a CDS encoding TIGR04150 pseudo-rSAM protein encodes MKEFNKSYWLYLNPFVYVAVKNNQAILYNTLSHKLLEYKDKEIIRIIKKLISERNLYVARLYGKEITDNICEFIEEIKKYFMGGLINTTFSLGKPIQLTPVLSLQKSIEGLTFGVKNDKILRKDSLKDYIDTIYLYINNQCNQSCEFCKSYYKQFPFCFKTNKKHEVNIEEINFLLNELKGSKLYKLNILGGNILLYSRFSELIDLLNRNTLKKEYFIHYLNLIFEKDLYMMDNQYSSLSILFNFPLKESLFEGILNFLNHLNKNFCFKFIVETEKNIEDAENLISKYKIKSFAFFPFFNGRNINFFRRNVFIDKKAILESSSSMKDIFIRKTLNKFTFRKLIILSDKKIYGNINNPSIGKFGQDNIIDIIAKELNKGSSWKKVRKNVWPCKMCVFYSLCPSISNYEYVIGKWNLCNIYANET; translated from the coding sequence ATGAAAGAATTCAATAAATCTTATTGGCTTTATTTAAATCCATTTGTTTATGTCGCAGTTAAAAATAATCAGGCAATCTTATATAACACTTTGAGCCACAAGTTGCTTGAATATAAAGACAAAGAGATAATTAGAATAATCAAAAAACTGATTTCAGAAAGGAACTTGTATGTTGCAAGATTATATGGAAAAGAGATTACAGATAATATTTGTGAATTTATAGAGGAAATTAAAAAATATTTTATGGGTGGTTTAATAAACACCACTTTTAGCTTGGGTAAACCGATTCAATTAACACCCGTGCTTAGCTTACAGAAGTCAATTGAAGGATTAACATTTGGAGTCAAAAATGACAAAATCTTGAGAAAGGATTCTCTAAAAGATTATATAGACACAATTTATCTATACATTAATAATCAATGTAATCAATCATGTGAATTTTGTAAAAGTTATTACAAACAATTTCCTTTTTGTTTTAAAACAAATAAAAAGCACGAAGTAAATATTGAAGAAATAAATTTTCTTCTAAATGAACTGAAAGGGAGCAAATTATATAAACTTAATATTCTTGGGGGGAATATCCTTTTATATTCTAGATTTAGTGAATTAATTGACCTATTAAATCGAAATACATTAAAAAAGGAGTATTTTATTCATTATTTGAATTTAATATTTGAAAAAGATCTTTATATGATGGATAACCAATATTCATCATTAAGTATTCTATTTAATTTCCCCTTAAAAGAGAGCCTTTTTGAAGGAATCTTAAATTTTTTAAATCACTTAAATAAAAACTTTTGTTTCAAATTTATTGTTGAAACGGAAAAAAACATTGAAGATGCTGAAAATTTGATTTCTAAATATAAGATAAAAAGCTTTGCTTTCTTTCCATTTTTTAATGGTAGGAATATAAATTTTTTCAGAAGAAATGTATTCATTGATAAAAAAGCAATATTAGAAAGTTCTTCGTCCATGAAGGATATTTTTATTAGAAAAACATTGAACAAATTCACGTTTAGAAAATTGATTATATTAAGCGACAAAAAAATTTATGGAAATATCAACAATCCCAGTATTGGAAAATTTGGTCAAGATAATATAATTGACATAATAGCGAAGGAGTTGAATAAAGGAAGTTCTTGGAAGAAGGTTAGAAAAAATGTATGGCCATGTAAAATGTGTGTTTTTTATTCATTATGTCCTTCTATATCAAATTATGAATATGTTATTGGCAAATGGAATTTATGCAATATATATGCAAATGAAACTTAA